GGTCGCCGAGGGCGGGTACGCGGCCGTCCTGCTCCTCGACGCCTGGGCGAGCCTGGACCGGCCCGACCTGAGGGCCTCGGAGGAGGCGGTGCGTCGCTGGTTCGCCGCGTCCGGGTTGGCCCGCCCCTGGAGCGACGGGGGAGTGGTCGTGCTCTGCGGGGCGCCGTCGCACGTGACGATCCCTGCGGTGGAGGCACTCGTGCGGTGGGACCCGCAGTGGTTCGCGGCGCGCGAGCTCGCGGAGCGTGCGGAGCTGTCCCTGCCCCCGACGACGTGGAGCGCCGAGGTGCAGACCGACCGCAAGCGGATCGAGGCGATCGAGCACGGCGTGCGGGCCGTGGCGCCCGCGGCCCAGCTGCTCGGACCGCTGCCGGTGCCCGGCTTCGACCAGCGCCGCCGGCTGGTCGTCACCGCTCCCTTCGCCGACGGACCACTGGTCGCCGCCGCGCTCAAGGACGTGCGGGCAGGGGAGAGCGCGCGCAAGGCGGCCGACCTGACGTCGGTCAAGGTCGGTCACCTCACCACCGGCTGAGTCCGACCCAGCTGGTCACGTCGTGCGCGGACCCCAGCGAGGACGCAGCCCGAGTCGACCACCCGAGTCGGCTCAGGGGCGCGCACGTCATGGTGGGCCACCTAGACTCGCCCCCGTGCGACTGATCTTTGCCGGGACCCCACAGGTCGCCGTCCCCTCTCTGCTGGCCCTCCTCGACTCCGACCACGAGGTCGTCGCTGTCGTCACCCGACCCGACGCCAGGGTCGGACGCGGCCGGCGTCTGGAGCCGTCACCGGTCAAGGTCGTCGCCCAGGAGCGCGGTCTCGAGGTCCTGACGCCGGGCACCCCCAAGGACCCGGAGTTCCTCTCGCGGCTTCGTGAGCTGGCGCCCGACTGCTGCCCGGTGGTCGCCTACGGCGCCCTGCTGCCACCCGAGGTCCTCGACATCCCGCGGCACGGCTGGGTCAACCTGCACTTCTCGCTGCTGCCGGCCTGGCGCGGTGCCGCGCCTGCTCAGCGAGCGCTGATGTCCGGAGACGAGATCACCGGGGCGAGCACCTTCCTCATCGAGGCAGGGCTCGACACCGGCCCGGTCTTCGGCACGATGACCGAGCGGATCCGTCCTGACGACACCTCGGGCACCCTGCTCGATCGCCTTGCCGGCGCAGGAGCTCCGCTGCTCCTGGCGACGATGGACGGGATCGCCACGGGCGGCCTCGAGGCCCAGGCGCAGCCGAGTGAGGGCATCAGCCACGCGGCCAAGCTGAGCGTCGAGGACGCGCACATCGACCTGACCCACCCCGCCCTGGCCGTCGACCGGCGCATCCGCGGGTGCACGCCCGAGCCGGGCGCGTGGACGATCTTCCGCGGGGAGCGCCTCAAGGTCGGCCCCATCACCATCACCGACGAGCAGCTGCCCGTCGGGACCATCGATGCGCGCAAACGTGAGGTCCTCGTCGGCACGGCCGACCGGGCCGTGCGCCTGGGCGAGGTGACTCCCGTGGGCAAGAAGCCGATGGCGGCCGCCGACTGGGCCCGCGGGGTGCGCATCGAGCCCGGGGACCACCTCGGAGAGGAGACGTCATGACGTCCGAGAACCAGCACCGGGGTCCGCGGCAGAAGTCGCGGACCGCGCCCTCGGCGCGTGCCCGCCGCGCGGACGTGCCGCGCTCGACGGCCCAGCAGGTGCTGCGGGCCGTCTCGCAGGACGGCGCCTATGCCAACCTCGAGCTGCCCAAGGCGCTGCGCCGGGCCCACCTGGGTGGCCGTGACGCCGCCTTCGCCACGGAGCTGACCTACGGCACCCTACGCATGCAGGGTCTCTACGACGCCGTCATCGCCCACGCCGCGCAGCGCCCCGTCGCCCGACTCGACGGGGGAGTGCTCGACGTCCTGCGCATGGGGGCCCACCAGGTCCTCGGCATGCGGGTCCCCGAGCACGCGGCTGCCGACCAGTCCGTCGCCCTCGCGCGCTCTGCCGCGGGCCAGGGAGCCGCCGGTCTCGTCAATGCCGTGATGCGACGTATCGGTGAGCGCAGCCGTGAGGAGTGGCTCGAGCTGGTGACCCCGGCCGAGCCGGTCACCGAGCGCCTCGCCGTCTCCCTCTCGCACCCCGGATGGATCGTCAAGGCACTGCGCCAGGCGCTGATCGGGCACGGCCTCGCGACCAAGGACGACGCGGACGACGTCCTGGAGCAGCTGCTCGCTGCCCACAACGTCCCTGCCGAGGTCTCGCTCGTCGCCCGTCCCGGCCTGTGCGAGGTGGACGAGCTGCTCGCTGCCGGTGCGCAGCCCGGGAGGTGGTCCCCCTTCGCCGCAGAGCTCGAGAGCGGTGACCCCGGCAGCATCGACGCTGTCCGCGAGGGCCGCGCCGCGGTCCAGGACGAAGGGAGCCAGCTGCTGGCTCTCGCGCTGGCCCGCGTGCCGGTGCCGGAGCGGGCCGACGGTGCGCCCGAGCGCTGGCTGGACCTGTGTGCGGGGCCCGGGGGCAAGGCCGGCCTGCTGGCCGCGCTCGCCCTGCGTCAGGGTGCCGACCTCGTCGCCAACGAGGTGAGCGAGCACCGCACCGAGCTCGTCCGGCAGAGCCTGCGCCCCGCGATGGCGAAGGCCAAGGACCACGGCCGCGAGCTCGTCGTGCGGACCGGCGACGGCCGTGTGGTGGGCGAGGACGAGCCGCAGACCTATGACCGAGTGCTGGTCGACGCACCGTGCACCGGGCTCGGCGCGCTGCGCCGCCGCCCCGAGGCGCGCTGGCGTCGGCAGCCGAGCGACCTCGTCGGTCTCGGCCCCCTGCAGCGCGAGCTGCTTGCCGCCGGCATCGAGGCCACCCGCCCCGGCGGAGTCATCGCCTACGCCACGTGCAGCCCGCACCTGTCGGAGACGACCTTCGTCGTGCGCGACGTGCTCAAGAAGCGCGACGACGTCGAGGTGCTCGACGCCCGTGAGCACCTCTCTGCCGCAGCGGTCGCCACGCTCACCGGCCTCGGTGACGGCCCGCACGCACAGCTGTGGCCGCACCTGCACGGCACCGACGGCATGTTCCTGGCCCTGCTGCGCAAGACCGCCTGACGTGAGGGTCCTCGTCACCGCGGTGCACGTCACCGACGTGCACCGGGCGTACGCGTTCTACTCCCAGGTGCTGGGGCTGCGCGATGTCGTCACCGTGCCCGAGCAGGACCTGTACATCCTGGGACCGAGCACCGGCTGGGAGCAGGGCTGCCAGGTGATCCTCGAGCCCGTCTCGGACCCGGTGACACGTGCGCACTGCGAGCGCGAGCACCGCGAAGGCAACTCGGCGCTGATGATGGGTGTGCCCGACGCGGAGCTCGAGTACCGCCGTCTCAAGGAGCGCGGCGACATCATCTTCCGCGAGGAGCTGACCCAGGACGTCCTCGGCCTGCACTTCCAGGTCGACGACACCGTCGGCAACATCCTGTCCATCCACACCGCCTGACCGCCACCACCACGCTAGGAACCCCGTGCAGATCTCCCCGAGCATCCTGTCCGCCGACTTCGCCAACCTGCAGTCCGAGCTGGACGCGATCAGCAACGCCGACTGGGCGCACGTCGACGTCATGGACGCGCACTTCGTGCCGAATCTCACCCTCGGCCTGCCCATCGTCGAGTCGCTGCTCAGGGTCAGCCCGATCCCGATCGACTGCCACCTGATGATCGAGGACCCCGACCGCTGGGCACCGCCTTACGCCGAGGCCGGGGCGAAGTCGGTCACCTTCCACATCGAGGCCGCGAAGAACCCCGTCACCCTGGCCCGGGACATCCGCGCCCAGGGCGCCCGGGCGAGCATGGCGATCAAGCCAGGGACTCCCTTCGCTCCCTACGAGGAGCTGCTGCCAGAGCTCGACATGGTCCTCGTCATGACCGTCGAGCCAGGCTTCGGCGGGCAGTCCTTCATGGCCGACCAGATGCCCAAGGTCGAGCAGGTGCGCGAGGCCGTGAAGAAGCACGGCGGCGAGATCTGGATCCAGGTCGACGGCGGGGTGTCGGCCAAGACCATCGAGCAGTGCGCCGAGGCCGGCGCCGATGTCTTCGTCGCCGGGTCGGCCGTCTACGGCGCCGAGTCGGCTGCTGCGGCGATCGACGAGCTGCGCGAGCTGGCCACGCGTCACGCGCACTGACCCGAGTTGGTTCGACTCGCGTCACGCAGGCTCACCGGGGGCGTAGTCAGTCGACCATGGCCCGACAGCGGTGCCGATCAGGATCGTGTCGACCTCCGCCCCGTCGAAGTGCTGTGCGCCACCCGGCACGTGCAGGAAGCTGCCCTGTGGGTGGTGGGTCGCCGCGTCACGGTCCAGTCGGTTGCCGTAGCCCAAGCGGAGTTCGCCCTTGGCGACCACGAGGTGGGCATCCGCGAGGTGCGAGTGCGGCTGGTCCCAGACGCCAGCCGGGATGAAGAAGGCGTACGTGAACGTGACTCCTGGATGGCGCGTGCCAGCCAGCGTGGCCGAGCGCGTCCCATCAGGGTTCGTCTGCTCCCAGACGATGTCGTCACACATGGTCGAGAAGGGTTGGGCCCTGTTCGTCTGCGGTGATCGAGTCATGACTGAGATGACGCTCGAGAGATCGAAAATGTGAGATCTGGCGTTGCGACCCGGCCGACCTCACAACCGGACCAGCAGCCTCCCGAAGGGAGGACTGCCCTTGCCCCCTTCAGAGGGGCGAACCTGTCTTGGTCCCCGTGGGTGGGGACGAACGATCTTGCCCCCTTCAAAGGGGGCGAACCTGTCTTGGTCCCCGTGGGTGGGGACGAACGATCTTGCCCCCTTCAAAGGGGGGTGTCCCTATGGGTTTCGTCAAGCAGCTGTTGCTGGGCGGGGTTGGTAGGGAGCGCCGTCTCGGAGCATGGCGTAGATGACGTCGCAGCGTCGTCGGGCCAGGCAGATCAGGGCGGCGTTGTGCTTCTTGCCTTGGGCTCTCTTGCGGTCGTAGTAGGCCCGGGAAGCGGGGTCGTGCAGGGCGGCGAAGGCGGCGAGGAACATCGCGCGTTTGAGGTTCTTATTGCCGCTGCGGGAAGGATGTTCCCCGCGGATGGAGGATCCCGATCTGCGGGTGACGGGCGCCAGGCCGGCGTAGGCGGCGAGGTGTCCGGGAGTGGGGAATGTCGACCCGTCGCCGACCTCGAGCAGGATCCTGGCTCCGGTCCTGACTCCGATGCCCGGCATCGAGGTCAGGACCGCGGAAAGAGGGTGCGCATCGAGCATCTCCTCGACCTGCACGGCGGCCTGCTCGCGTTGGGCCAGCAGGGCGCTGAGCTGGTCGGCCAGCTGCGGCAGGACCAGTTCGGCAGCCTTGGTGCCGGGCACGCTCACGCTCTGCTGATCGAGCGCGGTCATGATCGCTTCGACGATCCCGTGGTGGGAGCGCGGCGCTCGGGGACGCACCACAGCAGCGATGCGTCGTTTGCCGGCCTGGCGTAGCCCGGCCGGTCCACCGAAGCGGTGGAGCAGCTCCAGGATCGCCTTGTGGTGCAGCCTCGATCCGATCGCTCGCTCCAGTGCGGGGTGGATCTGGGTCAGCAGCCCGTGGATGCGGTTGGTTACGCGGGTGACCTCGGCGGCCAGGTCATCGTCAAAGCCCACGATGACTTCGAGGTCGGCCAGGGCCTCCTCGCCGGTATCGACCCGTCGTAGGGCGTGCGGCAGGGTCCGGGCGGCCTCGGCGATCACGTACGCGTCGCGTGCGTCGGTCTTGGCGTTGCCCGGGTGCAGGTCCGCAATCCGTCGCATCGCCAGCCCAGGCAAGTAAGCGACCTCGACGCCCACATCGCGGGCAACGGCCACCGGGAGCGCGCCGATCGACGCGGGCTGATCGACGACCACCAGCACTGGCCCCCGCGTGGCCAACTGCTCGAACAGGGCCCGCAACGCCCGCTCGTCCTGCGGCAGGGGCTTGTCATGCAGTCGTGCGCCCTGAGGGTCCAAGGCGGTGGCGTGATGCTCGCCCTTGCCGACGTCCAACCCCAAGAACACCGCGTACCCGCGACCTGATGATGGCTCTTCCATGATGGGCCTCCCTGCCCCGCAGCGAATCTGGACTGCCGGTCGCGGTCGAGCGTCAGCAGCCGGCAGCCACGTTACGAAGAGACCACCCATCCGGGGGCCGTGTCCCTATCAGCGGTCAACCAACGCCACCAAGCCCGGTGACAACACCCCCCGGATCATCCAAACGACAGGGGCAGTCAGTCATGCCGAGCCCAGCGACCAGCATCCCCATCATCGGGGACACCAAGAAGGTAACGGGGCGAACCTGTCTTGGTCCCCTTCAGCGGGGGCGAACTTGGCTTGGTCCCCGTGGGTGGGGACGAACGATCTTGCCCCCTTCAGAGGGGGCGAACTTGGCTTGGTCCCCGTGGGTGGGGACGAACGGCCTTGCCCCCTGTGGAGGGGGCGAACGGTCTTGCCCCCTGCGGAGGGGGAACCGTCTCGGATCACGTCCCGCGTGTCGCATCTCACGGGGCC
The genomic region above belongs to Janibacter limosus and contains:
- the fmt gene encoding methionyl-tRNA formyltransferase codes for the protein MRLIFAGTPQVAVPSLLALLDSDHEVVAVVTRPDARVGRGRRLEPSPVKVVAQERGLEVLTPGTPKDPEFLSRLRELAPDCCPVVAYGALLPPEVLDIPRHGWVNLHFSLLPAWRGAAPAQRALMSGDEITGASTFLIEAGLDTGPVFGTMTERIRPDDTSGTLLDRLAGAGAPLLLATMDGIATGGLEAQAQPSEGISHAAKLSVEDAHIDLTHPALAVDRRIRGCTPEPGAWTIFRGERLKVGPITITDEQLPVGTIDARKREVLVGTADRAVRLGEVTPVGKKPMAAADWARGVRIEPGDHLGEETS
- a CDS encoding RsmB/NOP family class I SAM-dependent RNA methyltransferase, translated to MTSENQHRGPRQKSRTAPSARARRADVPRSTAQQVLRAVSQDGAYANLELPKALRRAHLGGRDAAFATELTYGTLRMQGLYDAVIAHAAQRPVARLDGGVLDVLRMGAHQVLGMRVPEHAAADQSVALARSAAGQGAAGLVNAVMRRIGERSREEWLELVTPAEPVTERLAVSLSHPGWIVKALRQALIGHGLATKDDADDVLEQLLAAHNVPAEVSLVARPGLCEVDELLAAGAQPGRWSPFAAELESGDPGSIDAVREGRAAVQDEGSQLLALALARVPVPERADGAPERWLDLCAGPGGKAGLLAALALRQGADLVANEVSEHRTELVRQSLRPAMAKAKDHGRELVVRTGDGRVVGEDEPQTYDRVLVDAPCTGLGALRRRPEARWRRQPSDLVGLGPLQRELLAAGIEATRPGGVIAYATCSPHLSETTFVVRDVLKKRDDVEVLDAREHLSAAAVATLTGLGDGPHAQLWPHLHGTDGMFLALLRKTA
- a CDS encoding VOC family protein; amino-acid sequence: MRVLVTAVHVTDVHRAYAFYSQVLGLRDVVTVPEQDLYILGPSTGWEQGCQVILEPVSDPVTRAHCEREHREGNSALMMGVPDAELEYRRLKERGDIIFREELTQDVLGLHFQVDDTVGNILSIHTA
- the rpe gene encoding ribulose-phosphate 3-epimerase codes for the protein MQISPSILSADFANLQSELDAISNADWAHVDVMDAHFVPNLTLGLPIVESLLRVSPIPIDCHLMIEDPDRWAPPYAEAGAKSVTFHIEAAKNPVTLARDIRAQGARASMAIKPGTPFAPYEELLPELDMVLVMTVEPGFGGQSFMADQMPKVEQVREAVKKHGGEIWIQVDGGVSAKTIEQCAEAGADVFVAGSAVYGAESAAAAIDELRELATRHAH
- a CDS encoding cupin domain-containing protein, encoding MCDDIVWEQTNPDGTRSATLAGTRHPGVTFTYAFFIPAGVWDQPHSHLADAHLVVAKGELRLGYGNRLDRDAATHHPQGSFLHVPGGAQHFDGAEVDTILIGTAVGPWSTDYAPGEPA
- a CDS encoding IS110 family transposase is translated as MEEPSSGRGYAVFLGLDVGKGEHHATALDPQGARLHDKPLPQDERALRALFEQLATRGPVLVVVDQPASIGALPVAVARDVGVEVAYLPGLAMRRIADLHPGNAKTDARDAYVIAEAARTLPHALRRVDTGEEALADLEVIVGFDDDLAAEVTRVTNRIHGLLTQIHPALERAIGSRLHHKAILELLHRFGGPAGLRQAGKRRIAAVVRPRAPRSHHGIVEAIMTALDQQSVSVPGTKAAELVLPQLADQLSALLAQREQAAVQVEEMLDAHPLSAVLTSMPGIGVRTGARILLEVGDGSTFPTPGHLAAYAGLAPVTRRSGSSIRGEHPSRSGNKNLKRAMFLAAFAALHDPASRAYYDRKRAQGKKHNAALICLARRRCDVIYAMLRDGAPYQPRPATAA